GGCGGTCAGGCCGTCTGTTGGGACGCGGCAACCCCCAGGGCCTGCATGGCGCATGCGGCGATGGCTGGGGCGTCCAGGCCGGCCTGGTGGTATTGGGCGTCCTGGGTGTTGTGGTCGATGAAGCGGTCCGGCAGGGTCATGGGCCGGAAGCGGATGGTGTCCAGCAGCCCGGTGCGGGCCAGGTGGTGCATGACATAGGCGCCGAAACCGCCCTCGGCGCCGTCCTCGATGGTCAGCAGCACGGCGTGGTTGCGGGCCAGGTTCTCGATCAGCGCGGTATCCAGCGGCTTGGCGAAGCGGGCGTCGGCGACGGTGGGGGCCAGCCCCTGGGCGGCCAGCATGTCGGCGGCCTTCAGCACCTCGGCCAGGCGGGTGCCCAGCGACAGGATGGCGATACCGCCGGTCTCGCGCCCCGACTGGCGGCCCATCTCGCGGATGATGCGGCCGCGGCCGATCTCCAGGATCTCGCCGGCCTCGGGCAGCGCCAGGCCCAGCCCGTTGCCGCGCGGGTAGCGCAGGGCGATCGGCCCGGCATCGAAGGCGCAGGCGGTCGCCGTCATGTGCAGCAGTTCCAGCTCGTCGCTGGGGGCCATGATGGTCATGCCCGGCAGGCAGCCCAGATAGTTGATGTCGAACGCCCCGGCATGGGTGGCGCCGTCGGCGCCGACCAGCCCGGCGCGGTCGATGGCGAAGCGCACCGGCAGGTTCTGCAGCACCACGTCATGCATCACCTGGTCGTAGGCGCGCTGCAGGAAGGTGGAATAGATGGCGCAGAACGGCCGCAGCCCCTCGGTCGCCATGCCGGCGGCGAACGTCACCGCATGCTGTTCGGCGATGCCGACGTCGAAGAAGCGGTCGGGGCAGGCGCGGGCGAAGGCGTCCAGCCCGGTGCCCGAGGGCATGGCGGCGGTGACGGCGACGATGGTGTCGTCCTGCTTCGCCCGGCGCACCAGCTCGCGGCTGAACACCGAGGTATAGCTGGGCGGTCCCGGCGGGGCCTTCTTCTGCTCGCCGGTCACCACGTTGAACTTGGCCACCGCGTGGTACTTGTCACCCGCCGATTCGGCCGGGCGGTAGCCGCGTCCCTTCTCGGTGAGGATGTGCAGCAGGATCGGGCCCTTGTCGTCGGCGTCGCGCAGGTTGCGCAGGATCGGCACCAGCTGGTTCAGGTCGTGGCCGTCGACCGGGCCGACGTAGTAGAAGCCCAGCTCCTCGAACAGGGTGCCGCCGGTGATCATGCCGCGGGCATATTCATCGGCCTTCTTGGCGGTGCGCTCCAGCCGCTCGGGCAGGCGGCGGGCCACCTTGCCGGCCAGGTCGCGCAGGCCGAGGAACTGGCGCGAGGACATCAGCCGCGACAGGTAGTTGGACATGGCGCCGACCGGGGGCGCGATCGACATCTCGTTGTCGTTCAGCACCACGATCAGCCGCCCGGCGCCGGGACCGGCGACCGAGGCGTTGTTCATCGCCTCGTAGGCCATGCCGGCGGAAATCGAGCCGTCACCGATGACGGCGACGACGTTGCGCTCGCGATAGGCGGGGTCGTGCTCGGCGCGCAGGTGGTGCGCCACCGCCATGCCCAGCCCGGCGGAGATCGAGGTCGAGGAATGGGCGGCGCCGAACGGGTCGTATTCGCTCTCGCACCGGCGGGTGAAGCCCGACAGGCCGCCGGGCTGGCGCAGGGTGCGGATGCGCTCGCGCCGTCCGGTCAGGATCTTGTGCGGATAGGCCTGGTGGCCGACATCCCAGATCACCCGGTCGGCCGGGGTGTCGAACACCGCGTGCAGCGCCACCGTCAGCTCCACCACGCCCAGCGACGCGCCCAGGTGCCCGCCGGTGGTGGATACCGCGTCCACCGTCTCGGCCCGCAATTCCTCGGCCAGCTGCTTCAGCTGCTCCACCGACAGGTTCCGCAGGTCCTCGGGATACGCCACCCGGTCCAGCAGCGGAAAGCGGCCACGCGTCGGAACCGAGCCCCCCGGCTGTGCGCCTGTGTTCTGTTCGGACATGATACTCAGCTCCTGCGATCGACCACGTACTGGACGAGATTCCGGAGCCTGTCGGCTTCGGCACCGAAAACATCAAGATGCGATTCGGCCTGTTCGGCCACACGCCGCGCCTCGCGCGCGGCGCCGTCGACGCCCAGCAGGGCGACATAGGTGGATTTGCCCGCGGCCTGGTCCTTGCCGGCGGTCTTGCCCAGTTCCTCGGCGCTGGCCGTGGCGTCCAGCACGTCGTCGGCGATCTGGAAGGCGGCGCCCAGGTCGCGCCCATAGGCCGCGATGCGCGCGCGCGCCGGCAGGTCCGCGTCGCCCAGGATCGCCCCGGCTTCCGCCGCGTAGCGGATCAGGCAGCCGGTCTTCAGCGCGTGCAGGCGCTCGACCTCGGGCAGCGAAAGGGCGCGGCCCTCGCCATCCATGTCGATCATCTGGCCGCCGACCATGCCGGCGGCGCCCGACGCGGCGGCCAGCGCCGCGACCAGGCCGATGCGGATGGTGGCGCTGGGGTGGGTCGCGGTGTCCGTCAGGATCTCGAAGGCCATGGTCTGCAGGGCATCACCGGCCAGGATGGCGGTGGCCTCGTCGAATTTCCTGTGCGTCGAAGGCTGGCCGCGGCGCAGGTCGTCATTATCCATCGCCGGCAGGTCGTCATGCACCAGTGAATAGGCATGCAGCATCTCGACCGATGCGGCGACCCGATAGGCCCGGGCGGGCTCCACGCCGAACAGGCTTGCGACCTCCGCCGTCAGGTAGCCGCGCAGCCGCTTGCCGCCGCCCAGCGTCGCATAGCGCATCGCGTCCACCACCCGGCCTTCGGCGCCCGGCACCGGCGGAAGAAGGCTGTCGATCGCGGCCTCGATGGCCGTCGCCCTGTTCGACAGGGAGGACCGCAGCAGGCTGGCGCGATCCGCGGAGTTCTCCATGTGGGCTGTCGCAGTTGTCTGGCTCATCGGCGCATCAATCCATAGATTTCGTCTCCAGCGCGCCATCGGCGCGCTGGATAATCGCCTGAACGCGGGCGTCGGCCTCGTTCAGCTTGGTGTCGCAATATCGTCTCAGGGCCGCACCCCGCTCATAGGACGCGATGGCGTCCTGAAGCCGCAACTGCCCGCCTTCCAACTGACGCACGATCTCTTCCAACTGGGCGAGGGCGTCTTCGAAGGAGAGCTGGGACAGGTCTTCCGTCATGGGTGCGATACTTCCATCATGAGGCGGAGGAATTACTCCCTGCCGGGCGCTTCTGCCAAGGGCGTAGGGGATATGACATGAATTTGTGCAGCTTGTGGCATTTGGGCCACGTCTTTGGAACGAATGCGAAAATAAGCCGTCTAACTGCCGGGATCGGTGGCCGGTGCCTGCTCGGGACGGCGGCGGATGACGAAGGAAAGCACGCCCGCATCCTCGCCGAACGCGATCAGCGCATGGCCGGTCTCGCGGCAAAAAGCCTGGAAATCCGCCACACTGGCGCGGTCGGTGGCCACCACGCGCAGCCGGTCGCCGGGCCGCATGCCGCGCAGGGCCCGGTTGGCCTTCAGTACGGGAAGGGGGCAGCTCAGCCCTTTGACGTCGAGCACGGTCTCGCTCATGACATGGAATCTCCGGAGGCAAGGGCGCCGGGGGAGGGTGGAAACGCCCGCTTACCGGCTGTCTTTACGACATGGACCGACACACCATAAAAGAATCAGCCTCCATAGAAAATATCACGGATTACGGGATGGACATGACCGACTATCGGATCGGGATCGATTTCGGCGGGACCAAGATCGAGATTGCAGCTCTGGCCCGTAAGGACGGGCAGGAACTCGTCCGGCGGCGCATCGTCAACCCGGGCTATTATGACGGCGCGATCACCGCCATCCGCGACCTCGTCGCGGGCGTGGACACGGAACTGGGCGGCCAGGGGACCGTCGGGATCGGCATTCCGGGTTCGATCAGCCCAGACACCGGCGTCATCAAGAACGCCAACGCGACGTGGCTGAACAACCAGCCGTTCGGCCGCGACCTGACCGCCGCCGTGGGGCGCGAGGTCCGGGTCGAGAACGACGCCAACTGCTTCGCCCTGTCCGAGGCCGTGGACGGCGCGGGCGCGGGATTCGGCGTGGTCCTTGGCGTGATCATCGGCACCGGCATGGGTGCCGGCATCATCGTGAACGGCAAGCTGCTGATCGGCGCCCATCACATTGCCGGGGAATGGGGACACGTGCCGCTGCCCTGGCCGCGAATCGAGGAAATGCCGCTGCCCAAATGCTTCTGCGGCAACGAGGGCTGCCTGGAACGCTATCTGAGCGGGTCGGCCCTGGCCCAGGACTGGAAGGGACCGGGCAACCGCAGCACCGCCGGGATCGAAAGCGCGGCCGAGGACGGGGACCAGACGGCGATCGGGGCGCTGGACCGCTATATGGACCGCATGGCGCGGGCCTGCGCCATGGCGATCAACTTCCTCGACCCCGACGTCATCGTGCTGGGGGGCGGCGTATCCAACCTGCAATCGATCTATGACCGCGTGCCGCTGCTGATGCCGCGCTACGTCATCACGCCGCGCTGCAATACGCCGATCGTGCGCAACCGCCACGGCGACAGCTCCGGCGTGCGAGGCGCGGCCTGGCTATGGTCGGGAGACGAGGGTGTCGGCCCGTAAACGCGCCCTGGTGGCGATCCGACGCGGATTTGCTGCGCTCCGGTGCTCACGGCCCATCAGGCCGCTCCGCTCCGGTGCTCGCAGACCCACGCCGGACCAACACCGGGGTGTAATCTGAGGCGCGCCTGGGCGTGCCGGGGCTAGGGTGCCTCCACGTCGTCCTGGCTGATCCGCTCGGGGCGGAAGCCGGTGGCGACCACGTAGAGTTCACTTGATTCCTTCCGGCTGGCCGGGGGCTTGGCGTGGCGGACGGTGGCGAAGGCCTGTTTCATCGGGGCGAGCATCTGCTTCTCCGACCCGCCCTGGAAGACCTTGGCGACGAACCCGCCGCCGGGGGCCAGGACCTTCACCGCGAAATCCAGCGCCAGTTCCGCCAGCCCGATGATGCGCAGATGGTCGGTCGGGGCGTGGCCGGTCGTGTTGGGCGCCATGTCCGACAGGACCAGGTCGGCCGGACCGCCCAGCAGGTCGATCAGCCGGGCCGGCATGTCGGGGTCGTTGAAATCGCCCTCAATGATCGTGGCGCCGGCCACCGGATCGACCGGCAGCAGATCGACGCCGACCACATAAGCCGCGCCGCGCTTCACCGCGACCTGGGTCCAGCCGCCGGGGGCGGCGCCCAGGTCGATCACGCGCATGCCGGGGCGGATCAGGTGGAACCGGTCGTCCAGTTCGATCAGCTTGAACGCGGCGCGGGACCGCCAGCCCTGCTTGCGGGCCGCCTGCACATACGGATCGTTCAACTGGCGGTTGAGCCACCGCTGCTGCGCGGTCGTGCGGCCGCGTGCCGTGCGCAGCGAAACGGCCTGGTTGCGGGTCGATTGCGCGGCACCGGAATCCGCCTGGGCGCTGGCGCCGCCAGGGGTCGTGCTGCTGGTCAGTGCCTTGCCGGGAACCCGCTTCTTGCCGCCACCGGCGGGGGGGCGACGCTTCATGGATGCGACACGCCCACCGAGGATAGCGAGGACGGGGCGAAGGGAAGGGAGGAAGGCAGCGAGGGAAGAGCCATCGCGGTCGAATCGTGCATCATGCGCAGCAGCATACCATCGCGCAGGCCGCGGTCCGCCACGACGATATCGGATACCGGCCAGATTTTATGAATCGCCTCAAAGATCGCGCATCCGGGCAGGACATAGGCCGCCCGGTCCGGACCGACGCAAGGATGCTGGCGCAGGCCCATGGGCCCCATGGCGGCCAGGGTCCGGATGGCCCCCAGGGCCGGGCCGGATTGCAGGATGGTGCCGTCCACCGCCGTGCGGCTGTAGCGGGTCAGCGACAGGGCGATGCTGGCCAGCGTGGTGACGGTGCCGCTGGTCCCCATCAGGCTGACATTGCCCCGGCTGATTTCACGCCCGATGCAATGCACGCGTTCGAACGCGTGCAACTGGCGCGTGACCAGGTCGACCATCCGCTGGTAGCCGTCCTCGGAAAAGGCGGCGTCGCCGAACTGTTCGGCCAGCGTAATCACGCCGGCGGGCAGGCTGAGATAGCCGTTCAGGTCCTGCCGGCGCGATCGGTGGTCCGTGCGGACCCAGGCGATTTCGGTCGAGCCACCGCCGATATCGAACAGCATGGCGCGGGTGCGGGCAGGCGACAGCCGGTCGTCATGCAGCAGCGCCCCGCAGCTTTCCATCACCAGTTCGGCTTCCTCGCGCGGCGAGATGACGGTGATGTCCAGCCCGGTTTCCCGGCGCGCACGGGCGATGAACGCGGCGCCGTTACCCGCGCGGCGGCAGGCCTCGGTCGCCACGGCGCGATAGCGGCGCAGCCGGCGGCGGCCCATCCGCGCGGCGCAGATGCGCAGGGCCTCGATCGTGCGGTCCATGGCATCGCCGCTGAGTTGCCCGGTGCTTTGCAGGCCCTCGCCCAGGCGGACGACGCGGTTGAAGCTGTCGACGACGCGAAACCCGCCCTCGTGGGGGGCGGCAATCATCAGCCGGCAATTGTTGGTTCCGAGGTCGATGGCGCCGTACATGCCGGGCACGCCCTGATTCGCCTTGTACCCCGTGGCATGGGGGAGTCGTGGTCCCTCCTGGCCATCGCGCCAGGACATAGTGTTGTCCATCGGACGGTCCTTTGCCGCTGAATAGGCATATAGTGGGTTCTCAGCCGCGTGCAGGGCAAGACAAATATGCCCGAGGAGACAAAGTTCGGCATAAAGGCGCTTGTCATGCCTCACAGCCGATGCTATCAGCCCCTCACCGCACGGCACCATGTCCGAACAGGTCATGTTGGGGGATAGTTTAGCGGTAGAACTACCGGCTCTGACCCGGTCAGCCCTGGTTCGAATCCAGGTCCCCCAGCCAAATTTTTCCTGATAATCCAGTTCAGCGCGATGGCGACACCGGAAACGGTGTCTTGGATTTTATCGGGGCGCATGGTCATGACCATGCCACCGGATTCCTTTTTCAGATGGTCGAGACCTCAGCCCCGACGCGATCCGCGTGGCTTACGGGGTCGCGGCCTGTGTTGCCGCCGTGGATGCATCGGCGATGGTCAGCCGGTTGCGGCCGGTCCGTTTGGCGACATACAGGGCCTGGTCGGCGCGGGACATCAGGGCGTTGCGGTCTTCCCCCGCCTCGCGGCAGGCAATGCCCGCGCTGATCGTGACCTGCAACCGCACCCCGGTCGGCAGGTCGATCGATTCCGCCGATACCGCGCGCACCACCCGGCGGATCAGGCTGATCGCCCGGTCGCGGCTTTCGCTCGTGATCAGGACCGCGAATTCCTCGCCGCCGATCCGTGCGACCATGTCGGTGTCCCGCAGGGTCGCACGCACCACCGTGGCGACGCGGCGCAGGACGATGTCTCCGATGGGGTGGCCGTACTTGTCGTTGATCGACTTGAAATGGTCCAGGTCCAGCATCGCCGCCGCGACCACCGAGGATGCCGCAGCCATCTGCCCGTCCAGCACCTGAAAGAAGGCGCGTCGATTGGGCAGGCCGGTCAGTTCGTCGGTGTTGGCGGCCTGTTCATAGGCGGCGGCGATCTGGCGATTGTGCGCGTCCAGCGTCAACTGGTCCGTCACGTCGCGGATCAGGCCGCCAAACCCTTCGCCCTCGCCCAGCCGGTGGGCCAGGATTTCGACATGCCGGACGGTTCCGTCGCGGCGATAGATGCTGACGACCTGGCGCAGGTCGTCGCGGCTGCCGGACTGCAATTCGGCCTGCGCCTGGGCCAGGGCGGCGCGGTCCTCGATCACGACGGCGTCCAGCATGGGCTGACCCAGCCGCTTGTCCACCGAAATGCCGGACATCTGTTCATAGGCCGGGTTGAGATAGCTCCAGCATCCCGCGTCGTCGACGCGGAACAGTACGTCGCCGACCCGGTCGGCCAGATGATGGAAATCCTGCAGCCGCTGCTGGGCCAGCGATGCCTTCTGGTCGCGCTGGGTCAGCACGGCGCCCAGGGGCAACGCACAGAAGAAGATCGTCGCCAGGTCGAGCTGGAAGACATAGACCTTCAGTGCGGCCGGCCCGTGGAGCATGGTAACGGCCCCCGCGCCGGTAAACATGAAGAAACTGCCGATCATGGTAATGATGGCGACCGACATCGCGGCCCCCTTGGCGTAGAGATGGAAGGTCGCCAGCAACAGGGGTGGCAGCAGCAGGAACTGCAGCGGAAAGCGCGACTGCCCGAATACGACCACCGACATGCAGGCCACCAGGACCATCAGGCCCAGTACCGTCAATCGCCGGGGGGCGTTGCGCCGGATTTCACGCCCTTCGCCGTCGGGCATGAGGGCCAGCAGCATGGGAACCGTGATCAGCAGGCCGGGCAGGTGCGCCATCATCCAGATGGCGCTTCCCCCCAGCCAGTCGCGCCCTTCGCCAAGGAACAGCGCCCCTCCGGCAATGACCGACGAGCATGCGACGGACACGAAGATCGCGATCGCAAACCGGAACGCCCAGTCGACCTGTTCGAAGAAGCCCGACACCGGACTGATCCGGTGGACCAGGACGGCCGCCATCATGACCTCGACCGTGTTCGCCACGCTGAAACCGACGCTGGTGGTCCATCCCCGGCCATCCAGCAGATTGACCAGGCTGGACAGCACAAACAGCAGCGGGGGATAGATCCGGTGGTCGAAGGCGGGCATGCGCAGGATGGCCATGACCAGGATCGCATTGGCCGGCCAGATCATCGAGACGCTTCCGCCGTGACGGGTCCAGGTGACGCTGGCGAGCGCGCAGATACTCCAGATGACGCAGAACAGCAGGGTCGATAGTGTGTTCCTGATAAAAAAGACGCCCGTCATCTTTCACGACCCGATCATGCTTCCTTTCGTAATATCACCAAAACCATTTCCGAAAAATGAGGGACAGGATCGGAAATATCCTGTCGAGACGCGACCCGGGTATACTCGTTACGCGCATCGCTCGTCCGGCTGCGGGGGCATGCGCAACCGGACGACGGGCATCACGCCATGACGGACGGGTCACCCCGATCGCGGGCCTATTGCGGCAGCCCGTAACGGGCCACGGCGCGGTCCAGCGTCACGGCATTCACGTCCTTGACCGCCCGCATGACGGCGTCGCGCCGGCAGTCCGATCGCTCGATGGCACGGCGCATCTCCTCGGCGATCGCATTGTTGTCGCCACAGGCCTCCAGCGCCGCGCGGTCCAGGCGGGTAACCAGGTGCCGCGCGCGCCACAGCGTCTCCACGTCCGCCCGATGGAAGAAGACCGGCACGCGGCGGATTTCCCCCTCGACCGTGACGCGTTCGGCGTTCGCCGCGTTGTCCTGGGCTCTGGTCCCATGCGGCAGGGCGAGGGGCAGTACCCCCATCAGAAGAGACAGGCCGATCCCCACACCCCTGCGATGCGGGCGCTGCGTGGCGGGCGTGCCAATGGTGCCGCATTCCTTGCGTGTCGCCCCGGCCATCCATGCTGGAATTGTCATGACTCACATCCTACAGGCCTTGCCTGGAATTCCGTCCAAAGCATCGAACCGCCGGAAAGGTCCGGCGAACCCGCCCCGAACCCCGAGTCAATGGGTATTCCCCTGGAAGAGAACCAGATCGTCCGTCGCCGGGCCATGGCCGGCGACCCGCAGGACGTGCATGGCGGCGGGGAATGGCGGCCGGTGCCGTGGCCCCATCGCGCCGGGACAATCCCTATGTTTTTCTCTTATCGGAGAGTTCGCCCGTAATCTCCATGGGAGGGGAGGCCGTCACGGGTTGGAAAGTGTGGATCAGGTCTTTTCGTAAGATGCGTCCGAAGGCTGCGCGAAATTCGCTCTCGGTTACGCCGTGTTCATTCATGAGCTGTTCAAGCTGTGTCCACAGATAGTCGCTTTTTTCGGCAAATTTCGGGAATTCCACCATGTAGGGCCGCACGCCGAACAGGGTCAGGCCCCACATGATCTTGTAGAACTGGATGGCAAGTATGGATTCCTGTTCGTCGTGCGTGCGTGTGAGCCACAGCCCTCCCGGATATTCGATTTCGGGGTCGAAGCCGGTCCGGGCCGCATCTCTCGTCACACGGCGTCGGCTTTCCGCGGCGGAGTAGAGATTTCGCATCGGCACGATCGCGGCATGGATTTTGACCTGACCCTCCTGCACCATCGGCAGCAGCAGGTCCGCATAGTTCGGAGATTTGAGGACGTAAGGGCTTTCAGGGCCAAA
This genomic stretch from Gluconacetobacter diazotrophicus PA1 5 harbors:
- the dxs gene encoding 1-deoxy-D-xylulose-5-phosphate synthase; protein product: MSEQNTGAQPGGSVPTRGRFPLLDRVAYPEDLRNLSVEQLKQLAEELRAETVDAVSTTGGHLGASLGVVELTVALHAVFDTPADRVIWDVGHQAYPHKILTGRRERIRTLRQPGGLSGFTRRCESEYDPFGAAHSSTSISAGLGMAVAHHLRAEHDPAYRERNVVAVIGDGSISAGMAYEAMNNASVAGPGAGRLIVVLNDNEMSIAPPVGAMSNYLSRLMSSRQFLGLRDLAGKVARRLPERLERTAKKADEYARGMITGGTLFEELGFYYVGPVDGHDLNQLVPILRNLRDADDKGPILLHILTEKGRGYRPAESAGDKYHAVAKFNVVTGEQKKAPPGPPSYTSVFSRELVRRAKQDDTIVAVTAAMPSGTGLDAFARACPDRFFDVGIAEQHAVTFAAGMATEGLRPFCAIYSTFLQRAYDQVMHDVVLQNLPVRFAIDRAGLVGADGATHAGAFDINYLGCLPGMTIMAPSDELELLHMTATACAFDAGPIALRYPRGNGLGLALPEAGEILEIGRGRIIREMGRQSGRETGGIAILSLGTRLAEVLKAADMLAAQGLAPTVADARFAKPLDTALIENLARNHAVLLTIEDGAEGGFGAYVMHHLARTGLLDTIRFRPMTLPDRFIDHNTQDAQYHQAGLDAPAIAACAMQALGVAASQQTA
- a CDS encoding polyprenyl synthetase family protein, which codes for MSQTTATAHMENSADRASLLRSSLSNRATAIEAAIDSLLPPVPGAEGRVVDAMRYATLGGGKRLRGYLTAEVASLFGVEPARAYRVAASVEMLHAYSLVHDDLPAMDNDDLRRGQPSTHRKFDEATAILAGDALQTMAFEILTDTATHPSATIRIGLVAALAAASGAAGMVGGQMIDMDGEGRALSLPEVERLHALKTGCLIRYAAEAGAILGDADLPARARIAAYGRDLGAAFQIADDVLDATASAEELGKTAGKDQAAGKSTYVALLGVDGAAREARRVAEQAESHLDVFGAEADRLRNLVQYVVDRRS
- a CDS encoding exodeoxyribonuclease VII small subunit; this encodes MTEDLSQLSFEDALAQLEEIVRQLEGGQLRLQDAIASYERGAALRRYCDTKLNEADARVQAIIQRADGALETKSMD
- a CDS encoding sulfurtransferase TusA family protein — encoded protein: MSETVLDVKGLSCPLPVLKANRALRGMRPGDRLRVVATDRASVADFQAFCRETGHALIAFGEDAGVLSFVIRRRPEQAPATDPGS
- a CDS encoding ROK family protein, whose translation is MTDYRIGIDFGGTKIEIAALARKDGQELVRRRIVNPGYYDGAITAIRDLVAGVDTELGGQGTVGIGIPGSISPDTGVIKNANATWLNNQPFGRDLTAAVGREVRVENDANCFALSEAVDGAGAGFGVVLGVIIGTGMGAGIIVNGKLLIGAHHIAGEWGHVPLPWPRIEEMPLPKCFCGNEGCLERYLSGSALAQDWKGPGNRSTAGIESAAEDGDQTAIGALDRYMDRMARACAMAINFLDPDVIVLGGGVSNLQSIYDRVPLLMPRYVITPRCNTPIVRNRHGDSSGVRGAAWLWSGDEGVGP
- a CDS encoding RlmE family RNA methyltransferase is translated as MKRRPPAGGGKKRVPGKALTSSTTPGGASAQADSGAAQSTRNQAVSLRTARGRTTAQQRWLNRQLNDPYVQAARKQGWRSRAAFKLIELDDRFHLIRPGMRVIDLGAAPGGWTQVAVKRGAAYVVGVDLLPVDPVAGATIIEGDFNDPDMPARLIDLLGGPADLVLSDMAPNTTGHAPTDHLRIIGLAELALDFAVKVLAPGGGFVAKVFQGGSEKQMLAPMKQAFATVRHAKPPASRKESSELYVVATGFRPERISQDDVEAP
- a CDS encoding Ppx/GppA phosphatase family protein; its protein translation is MDNTMSWRDGQEGPRLPHATGYKANQGVPGMYGAIDLGTNNCRLMIAAPHEGGFRVVDSFNRVVRLGEGLQSTGQLSGDAMDRTIEALRICAARMGRRRLRRYRAVATEACRRAGNGAAFIARARRETGLDITVISPREEAELVMESCGALLHDDRLSPARTRAMLFDIGGGSTEIAWVRTDHRSRRQDLNGYLSLPAGVITLAEQFGDAAFSEDGYQRMVDLVTRQLHAFERVHCIGREISRGNVSLMGTSGTVTTLASIALSLTRYSRTAVDGTILQSGPALGAIRTLAAMGPMGLRQHPCVGPDRAAYVLPGCAIFEAIHKIWPVSDIVVADRGLRDGMLLRMMHDSTAMALPSLPSSLPFAPSSLSSVGVSHP
- a CDS encoding sensor domain-containing diguanylate cyclase, with the translated sequence MTGVFFIRNTLSTLLFCVIWSICALASVTWTRHGGSVSMIWPANAILVMAILRMPAFDHRIYPPLLFVLSSLVNLLDGRGWTTSVGFSVANTVEVMMAAVLVHRISPVSGFFEQVDWAFRFAIAIFVSVACSSVIAGGALFLGEGRDWLGGSAIWMMAHLPGLLITVPMLLALMPDGEGREIRRNAPRRLTVLGLMVLVACMSVVVFGQSRFPLQFLLLPPLLLATFHLYAKGAAMSVAIITMIGSFFMFTGAGAVTMLHGPAALKVYVFQLDLATIFFCALPLGAVLTQRDQKASLAQQRLQDFHHLADRVGDVLFRVDDAGCWSYLNPAYEQMSGISVDKRLGQPMLDAVVIEDRAALAQAQAELQSGSRDDLRQVVSIYRRDGTVRHVEILAHRLGEGEGFGGLIRDVTDQLTLDAHNRQIAAAYEQAANTDELTGLPNRRAFFQVLDGQMAAASSVVAAAMLDLDHFKSINDKYGHPIGDIVLRRVATVVRATLRDTDMVARIGGEEFAVLITSESRDRAISLIRRVVRAVSAESIDLPTGVRLQVTISAGIACREAGEDRNALMSRADQALYVAKRTGRNRLTIADASTAATQAATP
- a CDS encoding UrcA family protein; translation: MTIPAWMAGATRKECGTIGTPATQRPHRRGVGIGLSLLMGVLPLALPHGTRAQDNAANAERVTVEGEIRRVPVFFHRADVETLWRARHLVTRLDRAALEACGDNNAIAEEMRRAIERSDCRRDAVMRAVKDVNAVTLDRAVARYGLPQ